The following proteins are co-located in the Castanea sativa cultivar Marrone di Chiusa Pesio chromosome 8, ASM4071231v1 genome:
- the LOC142607626 gene encoding uncharacterized protein LOC142607626: MVVKSKVESEHVNDLRNIFEILRKHKLHLNASKCSFDIGSGKFRGYMVTHHGIEVNLDQIRTIKNLRPPWNPKEVQKFIGMTAALNRFISRSANKCQVLADLGAEFTKSPLEEEGEKQNMDGKSVWTVSLQEPLTWRVYVDGVANQRGSGVGLVLVSPKKIIIEKSLRLGFSARNNEAEYEALLVGMDMVQKMGGRTVEVFLDSRFVVGQVNGELKARDLRMQGYLSQARHLQSGFESFVL, encoded by the exons atggtggtaaagagtaaagtgGAGTCTGAGCACGTAAATGACCTCAGGAATATTTTTGAGATACTGAGGAAACACAAATTGCAccttaatgcttctaagtgtTCTTTCGACATCGGCTCTGGCAAGTTTCGgggttatatggtcactcatcATGGAATCGAGGTCAACCTTGATCAGATTAGAACAATAAAAAATCTACGACCTCCTTGGAATCCCAAAGAGGTCCAGAAGTTTATAGGAATGACTGCTGCTTTGAATAGATTCATTTCTCGTTCAGCAAACAAGT GTcaggtccttgctgatttggGGGCTGAGTTTACTAAATCTCCACTAGAAGAGGAGGGAGAAAAGCagaacatggatggaaaatcagtttgGACGGTGTCTTTACAAGAACCTCTAACTTGGAGGGTATACGTTGATGGTGTAgctaatcaaagaggatctggagTGGGGCTAGTTTTAGTATCTCCTAAGAAGATCattattgagaaatccttgaggttGGGCTTCTCAGCCAggaacaatgaggccgagtatgaggcTTTGCTGGTTGGGATGGATATGGTTCAAAAAATGGGAGGAAGAACAGTAGAGGTATTTTTAGATTCAAGGTTTGTTGTTGGCCAGGTAAATGGGGAATTAAAAGCTAGGGATTTGAGGATGCAAGGATATTTGAGTCAAGCTAGGCACCTACAATCAGGGTTTGAGTCTTTCGTCTTATAG